From one Excalfactoria chinensis isolate bCotChi1 chromosome 9, bCotChi1.hap2, whole genome shotgun sequence genomic stretch:
- the MRPS22 gene encoding small ribosomal subunit protein mS22 — MAALAAKGAALLPARQSRVARALWGWRLQRGLGQDAGTAGEKRDAKPAFTDEAVQDLLYKMTGLNLQKVFRPVRQELKPPKYRLLTEAQLQEATRKAIEEAKEKLRMPPVLDEREPIDDVLADDKVLEGTETAKYIFTDLTYATPHRERFIVVREPNGVLRKATWEERDRMIQIFFPKEGRRVIPPALFKDEHLGTVFQQDRHEDVLNMCIAQFEPDSADYIRVHHRTYDDIEKHAKYDLLRSTRHFGGMVWYLVNRKKTDGLLIDMINRDLLEDATSLITLYHMLHPECQSAKEAKEGKLHGIDLIKVFVKTESQKEGYIQLALQAYQEAMATSTGS; from the exons ATGGCGGCGCTCGCGGCGAAGGGCGCCGCTCTGCTGCCCGCGCGGCAATCGCGCGTGGCGCGGGCGCTGTGGGGCTGGCGCCTGCAGCGAGGGCTCGGGCAGGACGCGGGGACCGCGGGCG AAAAAAGGGACGCGAAGCCCGCTTTTACGGATGAAGCGGTTCAGGATTTGCTGTACAAAATGACGGGGTTGAACCTGCAGAAGGTTTTCCGTCCGGTTCGGCAGGAGCTGAAGCCGCCCAAGTACCGGCTGCTGACAGAGGctcagctgcaggag gccacAAGGAAAGCCATTGAGGAGGCTAAAGAAAAGCTGCGGATGCCGCCGGTGTTGGATGAACGCGAGCCCATCGATGATGTGTTAGCGGACGACAAAGTCCTCGAGGGGACTGAAACTGCGAAATACATATTCACAGATTTAACTTACGCCACCCCGCACCGT GAACGTTTCATTGTAGTCAGAGAGCCAAACGGTGTGTTACGTAAGGCAACCTGGGAAGAGCGAGACCGAATGATACAGATATTCTTCCCAAAAGAAGGGCGCAGAGTTATTCCCCCAGCATTATTTAAGGACGAACACCTCGGG ACTGTGTTTCAGCAAGACCGTCACGAGGACGTCCTTAACATGTGCATTGCTCAGTTCGAGCCCGATTCAGCTGATTATATCAGA GTTCACCATCGAACGTATGATGACATTGAGAAACATGCAAAATACGATCTGCTCCGTTCAACAAGGCACTTTGGAGGCATGGTGTGGTACCTggtgaacagaaagaaaacagatggcTTACTGATAGATATGATCAACAGAGACTT GCTGGAGGATGCTACAAGTTTAATCACACTGTATCACATGCTTCATCCGGAATGTCAGTCAGCAAAAGAAGCTAAAGAAGGGAAACTTCATGGAATCGATCTGATCAAG GTCTTTGTGAAAACTGAATCACAGAAAGAAGGTTATATACAATTGGCCCTCCAGGCATACCAGGAAGCAATGGCTACTTCTACAGGTTCATGA